In Coffea eugenioides isolate CCC68of unplaced genomic scaffold, Ceug_1.0 ScVebR1_179;HRSCAF=719, whole genome shotgun sequence, the DNA window TAGTCAAAGTTCGAGACTCTATGCAGGTTTGTTGTCCTGTATGCACAGAAGCGATTTCCTCTCCACTTGACTCTGACGTGAAAATGATACTAGCAGTGCACTTGAGTTTATGGCATGCTGAGGATGTTAACTTGCAATGGGACATTATGCAGAAGAAGAAAGATTCAGTTCTTCATTTGCCTTCCTTAGTTGTTGGAGTAGGAATAGCTGCTGGCGTTGGAGTACTGTTGACTTTTCTGGCAAAAAATCGGGCTCAAGCTTTGGTAGGGAATACAGTGAGACAACCGAGATTCAAGGAAAGGTAGTGGTGCATGACCTATTGGCTTTGTACCAGTAGTGATATACCCTTTTACCTACTCGCCATATGGCAGGATCAATACCTCTTCCTTTATTTGGCTAAAATTGCCAAGTTTGTAGAGTTCAccattttttgtcaaaaaggaAACTTGGATTATCGTAAATTTTGAGGGGCCTGTGTATGAAAAGGTTTAGAAGTGAGGACTTAACATGTGTTTGTAAACTTTCTAGCGGTGAATTATGTATCTCTTTTTGGGTATACTAGCTCCA includes these proteins:
- the LOC113755869 gene encoding uncharacterized protein LOC113755869 isoform X2, producing the protein MKRLLKLTWLRLRNLVKIPQPVRISLRDKAIAVAGRVSVVKVRDSMQKKKDSVLHLPSLVVGVGIAAGVGVLLTFLAKNRAQALVGNTVRQPRFKER
- the LOC113755869 gene encoding uncharacterized protein LOC113755869 isoform X1 — protein: MKRLLKLTWLRLRNLVKIPQPVRISLRDKAIAVAGRVSVVKVRDSMQVCCPVCTEAISSPLDSDVKMILAVHLSLWHAEDVNLQWDIMQKKKDSVLHLPSLVVGVGIAAGVGVLLTFLAKNRAQALVGNTVRQPRFKER